The Candidatus Zixiibacteriota bacterium genomic interval CCCCGGTCGGGAAAGTACCGCGTGCGATAAGCTCGCCATAGCCTGCCGCCAGAGCGTGTGACAAGCTCGGCGAATAGATATAACGGCTATTGATAAAGACAAATTGACCATAGCGGTTGTTCTGCACCATTTCAGGAGAACCGATATATCCCGAAACTTTAACCGGTCCCATCTCGCCCTGGACCTTTACCAGTTTATCCTGCGCTCCCAGTACGGCGGCTACTCTGTCGCACAGCTCTGAATCGGCCGGTAAGGAGAAGATACTTCTACCGTTGAGGTTGTATGAGAACGCGATATCGGGTCGTCCGATTGCGAGCGCCATAGCCGTGCGCGAGATGTGCCGTGCCTCGGTGGTTTCCGCCTTGAGGAATTTCCGGCGCGCGGGAGTGTTGTAAAACAGATTCTCGACTTCGATTATCGTGCCGGGTGAAGCTGAGGTCGGCTGTTTGGACTGAAGTACCCCGCCCTCGTAAATTATCTCGGTGCCAACCGTGGCGTCATGCGGCCGCGTGACCATACGAAGACGCGATATCGAAGCTACCGACGGCAGCGCCTCGCCGCGAAAACCATAGGTATAAAGGCTATTCAGGTCGTCGAAACTGGCAATTTTCGAGGTGGCGTGACGGGAGAAGGCGATCTCTACCTGCTCGGCCGGTATACCACACCCGTTATCGACTATTTTTATCAGGCGGGTTCCTGATTTCTCGATGATAATTTCGATGCGTGTGGCGCCCGCGTCGATAGAGTTTTCCACCAGTTCCTTTACAACCGCGGCGGGCCGCTCGATAACCTCCCCGGCGGCAATCTTGTTAATCACCCGCTCCGGCAGGGGCCTTATCCATCTGCGCGTTTGTTCCACCAAGGTCAAGTCACTCCATATCGTCTTTGAGTTGCCGCAGCAGATTGAGAGCGTCAATGGGAGTAAGATGGTCAAGGTCGGCGTCTTTAATCGTTTGCTCGATGGCCGATGGTCTGGCGTCAAACAACGTGGGCTGTACTTTCTGTTTATAGATTCCCTTGCCGAGTTCACTCTGAGTGAACTTACCCGACTCCAGGAGTTTCAGAATCTGGCGCGCCCTGCCGAGCGCGGATTTAGGCAGCCCCGCAAGTTTGGCTACTTCAATGCCGTATGAATCATCACATCCGCCGGGAATAATCTGGTGCAGAAATATAACTTTGCTTTCCCATTTCTTTACCGCCACCTGGTAGTTGTGAACTTTCTCGTAAATCTCGGCCATACCGGTCAACTCGTGGTAGTGGGTCGCAAAAACGGTACGGGCCTGGATTGCTTCGTTGATATGCTCCACAACCGCCCAGGCCACGGACAATCCGTCAAACGTCGAGGTTCCCCTGCCCACTTCATCGAGCAACACCAGCGATTGATCGGTGGCGTTGTGAAGAATATTGGCTGTCTCTATCATCTCCACCAGGAAGGTAGACTGACCGCGCGCAAGATTGTCCAGCGCCCCCACGCGCGTAAAGACCCTATCCACCAGGCCAATCTCAGCGGCGCCGGCAGGCACATATGAACCTACCTGAGCCAGTATGACAATCAGCCCTATTTGACGAAGATACGTGGATTTACCCGACATGTTGGGACCCGTAAGAATGTGTATAAGCGAATCCCCGGACAAACTCACGTCATTGGCCACAAAGGTACCGGGTGGCAATACCGCCTCGATCACCGGGTGGCGCCCGCTGACAATATTAAGTCGTGTGTCTTCGTAAATCTCCGGTCTGCAATACCCGTTCTCAACGGCGAGTTCCGCCAGTGCTGACACCAGGTCCACCTCGGCAAGAATATCCCCGGTAATCTTTATATCGCTGATATGACCGTTAAGATACTCCATCAATTCCTGATAGAGTTCCTGTTCGAGACGGAATATTTTCTCTTCCGCATTGAGAATCAGTTCTTCCTTTTCTTTGAGTTCCGGCGTAATGTAGCGCTCGGCGTTCACCAGTGTCTGCTTGCGAATGTAGTCATCGGGTACCGCGTCCAGATTCGACCGGGTAATCTCGATATAATAACCAAACACCTTGTTGAAGCCGACTCTCAGATTGGTGATGCCGGTTCGCTCGCGCTCTTTGGCCTGAAGGCCGGCGATATACTGCCGGGCGTCCCGGATCGAATCGTTCAAGGCGTCGAGACGTTCGGAGTATCCCGGCCTGAAGATTTCACCCTTGTTGGTAACCTGAGGGGGATCGTCGCTGAGCGCGCTGCCGATCCTGGCGATGATTTCCTCGTTGTCAGGAATCGCCCCACCGAGCGTTCCAAGATGAACGCTTTCCGCTCTGGTGAGCAACTCACGAATGACCTTGCTTATAAGCAAACCTTCTTTGACGCTCTTCATCTGGCGTGGATTTAATTTCCCCAGCCCCAGCCGACCGGCCAGCATTTCGATATCCGTCAGAAGGCGGGTGTGCCTGCGTATCTGAAACGCCATCTCCCTGTTTTTGACCAGCTCGGAAACCCCGCCCAGTCGGAGATCGATTTTCTGTTTAGTCTTAAACGGCCTGAGAAGAGCCGCCCGGAGGCGCCGTGTGCCGGCAGCCGTCTGACAGCGATCAATTACCGACAGCAGGCTGTTTTCTTGAGTCGCCCGGGCAATATTTTCTACCAGCTCGAGATTGCGAACGGTGGAGAAGTCAAGAGCCATCCGCTCGCTGTCATCAAAGCCGGAGATTTTATCGATGTGAGAAAGATGCTCCCGGTGGTTCTCTTTAAGATACCTGAGTATCGCTCCTGCCGCCGATACACCCAGCCGCTGGTCGGCGACACCGAACCCCTCCAGTGTGGCGGTTCCGAAATGCTCGTTGAGGTCACGTTCAGCGGTTTTGAAGTCAAAGTTCCATTCGCCGAACTCCGTCAGCATCGAGGCACCGTTGGTCAACCCCAGCCGTTGCTGAAACTCCTCCCTTTCTACATCGCAGGGAAAGATAATCTCCGATGGATCAAGCACTTTGAGGCGCTCGACCGCATCGCCGAATTCCCCTTCGTGTATGGTGAATGTGCCCGTCGTCATATCGAGGGCAGCCAGCCCGAGCAGGCCGCGTTTATTTTCACACACCGCCACCAGACATTGAGGCCGTTGTTTGAACCCCTCAGTCTCGAAAGTGGCCGTACCAGGCGTCAGGATTTCGACAATTTCCCTTTTCACGATACCCTTAGCGGTCCTGGGATCTTCAACCTGCTCCACCACGACAACCTTCTGGCCCGAAGACAACAGTTTGGCCAGGTAACGGTCGGCGGCGTGATACGGCACCCCCGCCAGTGGAATCGACTCCGCCGCGCCGTGAGATCGCGAGGTAAGGGCAATACCCAGAATGGGAGCCGCCTTCACCGCGTCATCACCGAACATTTCATAAAAATCGCCCATCCGGAAGAAAAGAATCTTGTCAGGATGCTTCTCCTTTACGGCATAGTACTGACGCATCAAGGGGGTTGAAGCTGATGATTTATCGGAGGGTTTGTTCATCGAGCAACGACCTGGTATGCTTCCTTATGGTTTGACTCCAGCATCGTTTTGAATCTACGGGCCTCTTCATAATCGGTAAAACGGCCCACATACACAACGTGATATTTGACGTCCGATACGTTCTTTTGCCTGATCTCTACTTTCTGGTTGTACTGTTTGAACATATCGGCCTGTTTTTCCGCGTTATCCTTTACCGAAAAAACGCCGACCTGAACGGAATAAAATGTGCCGGTCAGTTTTTCGGCGCGATTATCTCCGGAGTAGGTCAGGTTCTCCATCTTCTCCATCAGAGCGTCAAGACCTATGGCAGCCGGATAAGCTTCACGCAGAAGATTATAGTAAAAGACAGCGTCATCGGTATGCTTTTGGCGAATGGCTTCCTCGGCCAGCATGTACAAAGCCACCGCGACACCCGGTCCCGACTTTTCCCGCGACAACTTGCGCAACATATTGTGCGCGCCGACATCCTTGTCAAAGCGACGCATTATTCTTGCTTTGTCGACCATACCCCAGTGATTAGCTTCGCCCGAGCTGTACTCGAGCAGATATCGGTCCGACTGCTTGATGGCGGCGTCGTAATTGGCGTGCCGTTCATCGATAAGTATGGAAAGACGCTGCATTTCCGCCCGATACTTGCCGTTCTCCCAGTGCGTCCGGTACTCACTTACCAGCTCACTCAACCGCGTATAGTCTTCTTTCAGCAAATGATAGAGAGCCAGACGGTAATAGATTTCCTGACGGTAAATCGGCGCCACGGAGCTTCTGAGCGCCGCCTCCATAAGTCGGGCCGACTGGTCAGCATCGCCCTCAAGCAGGCTACGATAAAAGAGCCTGTTGCCGTCACGGGTCGATGCCGTGGTAACATCGGAGAGCGAGTCCGCCGCCTCATCGAGTTTACCATCTCGAATCAAAGAAAAGATATTGTCAGCCCGGGAAACGTGAAGCGGCAATAGCACAATCACGGACAGGATGAAGGACAGCTTTTTCATGCTTGTAAATACCCAAGAGGGTTGATTTTTATTCGTTCGTAATGCCGATCAGCGAAGTATCGGCGATCTTGCTGGCAGCACGGAACTGAAGCTTCTGTCTTTTGTTTTCGATGGTTCTGATAAGGTCGTGGATCTTCTTGTTCTCTCCCTTCTGGAGATGGATCCTGATCAACTCCACCACGGCCTTGATTTCATGAGGATAATCATCCACGATGCTGCTGAGAATCTCCTCGGCAATATCCATCTCCCCCTTCTTCTCATGAAATTCGGCCAGACACAATCGGGCCTCGAGATTCTTCGGAGAGTGCTTTAGAATTGCCTGGCAAATGCTGTTGATTTCACCATAGCGGCCGAGGTCAAACAGCGTCTTTTTCAACCTTTCAATCACCTGGTGACCTTCATCGGGAACGGTCGCTATGAGTTTATTCCAGAAACTCACAGCGTCCTCGTAGCGCTTCTCATCGTAATAGGAATCACCTATGGCCAGATAGGCCTTGACATAGGCGGGGTCGAACCCCAGTGCCTCCTTGAACAGTATTCGCGCTTTGTGGTACTCGCGCTTCTTGTACAGCGCCTCCCCCTGGTGATACTTGAAAGAGGCAAGCGGCTTTTTCGTTTTGTTGCCCTCTATTTTGAGAAGCATCACGGCAGTTTCATAGGCTTCATCCCACGCCTGCATTTTCTTCTGGACTTCGAGCATCTTGATATACGCCCAGCGATCACGCGGTTTAATCGTAACCATTTCTTTGAGAGCTGCCTGGGCCATATCGGCGTTGTCCAGATCGACATAATCAGCGTAGAGTTGTTTTAGAATCTCGTACTTTTGCGCGTTCGGCAACCCGACCCGGAGTGTCAGATCTTTATGAACCTGCAGGGCACGGTCCGGTTTCTTGTTGTCCCGAAGAATCTGACCAAGCCTGAGATAAGCATCGATATTGTTTGAATCCTCAACCACTACTTGTCTGAA includes:
- the mutS gene encoding DNA mismatch repair protein MutS: MNKPSDKSSASTPLMRQYYAVKEKHPDKILFFRMGDFYEMFGDDAVKAAPILGIALTSRSHGAAESIPLAGVPYHAADRYLAKLLSSGQKVVVVEQVEDPRTAKGIVKREIVEILTPGTATFETEGFKQRPQCLVAVCENKRGLLGLAALDMTTGTFTIHEGEFGDAVERLKVLDPSEIIFPCDVEREEFQQRLGLTNGASMLTEFGEWNFDFKTAERDLNEHFGTATLEGFGVADQRLGVSAAGAILRYLKENHREHLSHIDKISGFDDSERMALDFSTVRNLELVENIARATQENSLLSVIDRCQTAAGTRRLRAALLRPFKTKQKIDLRLGGVSELVKNREMAFQIRRHTRLLTDIEMLAGRLGLGKLNPRQMKSVKEGLLISKVIRELLTRAESVHLGTLGGAIPDNEEIIARIGSALSDDPPQVTNKGEIFRPGYSERLDALNDSIRDARQYIAGLQAKERERTGITNLRVGFNKVFGYYIEITRSNLDAVPDDYIRKQTLVNAERYITPELKEKEELILNAEEKIFRLEQELYQELMEYLNGHISDIKITGDILAEVDLVSALAELAVENGYCRPEIYEDTRLNIVSGRHPVIEAVLPPGTFVANDVSLSGDSLIHILTGPNMSGKSTYLRQIGLIVILAQVGSYVPAGAAEIGLVDRVFTRVGALDNLARGQSTFLVEMIETANILHNATDQSLVLLDEVGRGTSTFDGLSVAWAVVEHINEAIQARTVFATHYHELTGMAEIYEKVHNYQVAVKKWESKVIFLHQIIPGGCDDSYGIEVAKLAGLPKSALGRARQILKLLESGKFTQSELGKGIYKQKVQPTLFDARPSAIEQTIKDADLDHLTPIDALNLLRQLKDDME
- a CDS encoding SPOR domain-containing protein, producing the protein MKKLSFILSVIVLLPLHVSRADNIFSLIRDGKLDEAADSLSDVTTASTRDGNRLFYRSLLEGDADQSARLMEAALRSSVAPIYRQEIYYRLALYHLLKEDYTRLSELVSEYRTHWENGKYRAEMQRLSILIDERHANYDAAIKQSDRYLLEYSSGEANHWGMVDKARIMRRFDKDVGAHNMLRKLSREKSGPGVAVALYMLAEEAIRQKHTDDAVFYYNLLREAYPAAIGLDALMEKMENLTYSGDNRAEKLTGTFYSVQVGVFSVKDNAEKQADMFKQYNQKVEIRQKNVSDVKYHVVYVGRFTDYEEARRFKTMLESNHKEAYQVVAR
- a CDS encoding tetratricopeptide repeat protein; its protein translation is MFPEYLFTFLILFAAVAVFYLLYDRFLYKPNKPQTDLYVDALRDLLDGRQESAFTKFRQVVVEDSNNIDAYLRLGQILRDNKKPDRALQVHKDLTLRVGLPNAQKYEILKQLYADYVDLDNADMAQAALKEMVTIKPRDRWAYIKMLEVQKKMQAWDEAYETAVMLLKIEGNKTKKPLASFKYHQGEALYKKREYHKARILFKEALGFDPAYVKAYLAIGDSYYDEKRYEDAVSFWNKLIATVPDEGHQVIERLKKTLFDLGRYGEINSICQAILKHSPKNLEARLCLAEFHEKKGEMDIAEEILSSIVDDYPHEIKAVVELIRIHLQKGENKKIHDLIRTIENKRQKLQFRAASKIADTSLIGITNE